One window of Flavobacterium ammonificans genomic DNA carries:
- a CDS encoding DEAD/DEAH box helicase produces the protein MPQNTLEPEFEERKELYDYQKGDIDAIFERIDNASPQHHLLYQLPTGGGKTVIFSEIVRRYIQKHDKKVVVLTHRIELCKQTSKMLKGFGVKNKIINSNVKELPDQNDYSCFVAMVETLKNRINDEKLHLDNVGLVIIDEAHYNSFRKLLSSFKKAFILGVTATPLSSNIKLPMHQNYDELIVGDTIQSLIDKGFLAKAITYSYDVGLTSLKVGINGDYTVKSSDDLYTNMAMQEKLLHAYTEKSLGKKTLIFNNGINTSLYVYETFREAGYDVRHLDNTSSTEERKDILHWFKHTPNAILTSVGILTTGFDEPTVETIILNRATKSLTLYFQMIGRGSRKLENKDEFTVIDLGNNAARFGLWSDPVNWQHIFKSPEYYLENLRDDAEIELYFKYEMPPELRAKFSKTKVVTFDVDEEHKQVIRQNLRSKVVLEKSLEQHATMCVDNTEDLQAAKTLARELEEDIECRVKRFSKCLSQCSKNYREWLVEDYKMKLTLLIGKKYREKIMNEAD, from the coding sequence ATGCCTCAAAACACTTTAGAACCTGAATTTGAAGAACGAAAAGAGCTCTATGATTACCAAAAAGGGGATATAGATGCCATTTTTGAGCGCATTGACAACGCCTCTCCTCAACATCATTTATTATATCAGCTACCAACAGGTGGTGGGAAAACAGTAATCTTTTCTGAAATTGTTCGTAGATATATTCAAAAACACGATAAGAAAGTTGTTGTATTGACGCACCGAATTGAGTTATGCAAACAGACTTCTAAAATGCTAAAAGGGTTTGGTGTTAAGAATAAAATCATCAATAGTAATGTAAAAGAGCTTCCAGATCAAAACGATTATTCTTGTTTTGTTGCAATGGTAGAAACCCTTAAAAACCGAATCAATGATGAAAAATTGCATTTGGATAATGTAGGTTTAGTGATTATTGACGAAGCACATTACAACTCATTTAGAAAATTACTGAGTTCATTCAAAAAAGCCTTTATTTTGGGAGTTACTGCAACCCCTTTAAGTTCGAATATCAAACTTCCAATGCATCAAAACTACGATGAATTAATTGTAGGCGATACAATACAATCATTGATTGATAAAGGATTTTTAGCAAAAGCCATTACCTATAGTTATGATGTTGGATTGACTTCACTAAAAGTAGGAATCAATGGTGATTATACGGTAAAATCATCAGATGATTTATATACCAATATGGCAATGCAAGAAAAATTATTGCATGCCTATACCGAGAAATCATTAGGAAAGAAAACCTTAATTTTTAACAACGGTATCAATACTTCACTATATGTTTATGAAACATTTAGAGAAGCGGGGTATGATGTAAGACATCTTGATAATACTAGCAGTACAGAAGAGCGCAAAGACATTTTACATTGGTTTAAACATACACCTAATGCAATTTTAACCTCAGTCGGAATTCTAACTACAGGCTTTGATGAGCCAACAGTTGAGACTATAATATTGAATAGAGCAACCAAATCATTGACTTTATATTTTCAAATGATTGGACGTGGTTCAAGAAAACTAGAAAATAAAGACGAGTTTACAGTAATTGATTTAGGAAATAATGCGGCACGATTCGGATTATGGAGTGATCCTGTCAATTGGCAGCATATATTTAAATCTCCTGAGTATTATTTAGAGAATCTTCGTGATGATGCCGAAATTGAGCTGTATTTTAAATATGAAATGCCTCCCGAATTACGTGCAAAATTCAGCAAAACTAAAGTCGTAACCTTTGATGTAGATGAAGAACACAAACAAGTTATTCGTCAAAATTTACGTTCTAAGGTTGTACTCGAGAAGTCTTTAGAACAACACGCCACAATGTGTGTAGACAATACTGAAGATTTGCAAGCTGCAAAAACCTTAGCACGAGAATTGGAAGAAGACATTGAATGTCGAGTAAAACGTTTCTCAAAATGTTTGAGCCAATGCAGTAAAAATTACCGCGAATGGTTAGTAGAAGATTACAAAATGAAATTGACACTTTTAATAGGGAAGAAGTACCGAGAAAAAATAATGAATGAAGCGGATTAA